The genomic stretch TGCGATATCGTACGAGTTCCGGTACCCCGGGGAGTACACGTCGACGGGGCTGTCGGAAACCCACATCGCCATGTTCGTGCCATTCTGTCCACCGAACGGTGTCGCAGTGCCCTGTAGCGTCGGCAGGTCGTACAGATACGTCGCGTTCGTGTGGTTTGCGTCCTTTTCGGCCATTCCCTCGATTTGATCGAGGTCTACCGAGAGTATCGCGGCAGAGAGCGCATACTCTGGTGTGAACGCGAAGTTGGCCGACGGTGCACCCTTGTTCGTGTTCCCTCCCGACGCGACGTAGAGCGTATTCGTCTCGGCTTCGTATTGGATGCCGTTTGTCGCGTGGTTCTCCTCTGATCGCGGGAGTCCTCGGACCAGCATGTCGTGGTCCCATCCGGAATCAGTCTTGGTCAATCGAGAGATGACCCCGGAGTTCGTATCGAGCCCACTGTCACCCCCGCTCTCGCCAGCGCCGATTCGCGGATCGCTTGAAGCAGCATAGATAACCGGGTTAGACGCGTTGCCTTCTACGAGGAGCCCGGTCACCTGTCGTTTGTTCACGTTCGGATTGTACGACCCATCGTCGTTGTAGTTCGGGAGCTCCTGAACGGTGGTGATCACCTCCGTATCGACCACTTGGTAATCGTTCGTCCCGTTCCGGGTTATCTCGAACGCTGTGATTTTTCCGTTCTGTTGTGAAACGTACAGCCTGCCATCCGGACCGAAGTCGAGCGAAGTCGGATTGAACGGTTCGACACCGAGTCCACTGATGCCGAATCCTACAGTGGCTGCGGGCACCCCATCACCAGACAAGTCGACAGTTACTGGCGAATTGCTCCCTGAGTGATTGACCACGAGTGTTGCCCTCTTCGCCTGTGTATCCGACGGACTGAACGTGACGTTGACCGTCGTGGATTCTCCGGGGGCAAGTGACACGTCTGCTGGCTCCTCGGCAGAAAACTCACTCGCATTGCGCCCGGTTATCGAGACGTCGTCGAGCGTTATCGAGGGATCGGTGTCGTTCCCGAGGTTGGTCAACTGGACCGTCTCGCTTCCACTTTGGTTCACGACGACATCCCCGAAATCCACCGTCCCAAGCGTCCCCATCGTGTTAGATTGGGGCTCCGCTTCGACGATCTCGATCGCCGATATTTTTGCGTTGTCTACCTCGCTGGAAAGGCTAATATTAATCGCGCTGTCCGTCGGCGTCACAGTAAACGATTTCATCACACCAGTTTCGGTACCCACGTCCGCGATGATGTCGTAGTCGTCGATTACCGGCTGGTCTTCCAGTAAGACGTCGAACACGCGCGAGCCCTCTGCTCCGCCTTCGCTGACGCCGAAGTAGACCTCTGCAAAGTAGAGACGGACTTCATACGTTTCCCCACTTTGGATACCACTGGAAAATGTCCATTGCTGATCACCGTACCGCTCGCTTTGGAATACCTCAGTCGGGGTTCCGTTGGCGACCGAACCATCCAGTGTCACCGTCCCGTCGTACGAACTCGAGGTTTGCCCTCCTGTGGCATACTGACTAGTACCCCCGGCCCAGTCAGATTTCCCATCGATTGAACCTACTGTTCCCCCGCCTGCGTTTATCCGGTACAGGACATCACCGGGAGCAGCCGTGGCCGACCCGGTCAACGACACCGGTCCTACAATCGGTGACAGCACGACTATCATTATCAACCCGAGAACAGCCCCCCTCTGAACGAGGTCCCACCCCGATTTCCACACACCCATCATACCTTTTGTGTCACTGAATCGACCCGTATTAAACTTGTTGATTGGTGAAAGTGTATGGTTATTTGATGTGACTGCCCATCCCGGTCGTCGATGGAGTGACTAACCGAGAGCGTGCCACCCGCCGCGGCTCTCCGCAAAATATCATACACTCTTGGTGTGCTCGGAACGATAATGTCGACGGAGACCAGACTCCCGCAGGCGGATAATAAAATGCAAAAAATATTCTTTTTCGGCCTACTCGGTCACCTACGGATGGTCGATGAGACTGGTGAAGACCAATGTCCCCGTGAACAGGAGGACGAGCAACTGTGTATCTTGGCGTTGAACAAGCGGAGCTGGCTCAGTCCTGAAGCAGGCGGCGCGGAGATTAATCTCGAAAAGACGTTGAAGGAACTGGCCGACCGCGGGCACGAGGTCCACGTGCTGACCGGGTCTGATGGTGGCCGGCCGAAGTTCGAGCGTGACGGCAAAGTTTCGTTCCGCCGGGTCAGTGGTGATAAACGATTTCCGACACCGCTTGACCTGATCGTCTCGTATCTCGTCGTCTCGGTCTACTTTTATTGGCATCTCTATCGCGTCTCTCCCGACGTCGTGTACACCGTATACGCGCCTCTTCCATGGCCGGTGTTCACTCGACGACCCAGAGTCACGATATTCCACCACGTTGCCATCAAATCGTTCATGAAAACGCATCCGTTTCCACAGAACGTCCTCGGCGCTTCGGCACAGTGGCTTGGGGTCCTTCGGGAACGGCATAATCCCACAGTGTGTGTGAGTCAGAGCACCAAAGAGAGTCTCGTTTCTTATGGTCACGATCCGGAGACCGTGTACGAGGTGCGCAACGGCATCGATATCGACCAGTACCACGTCAGTTCTGACTCTCCCGAGCCTCGTATCCTGTTTATGGGTGGATTGGAAGAGTACAAGGGAGCCGACCGTCTCCCGGAGATCCACCAGAGCGTCGTCGAAGAGTGTGAGATGAACGTCTCTCTCGATATTGCTGGACGGGATGGCCCAGTACGCGAACAGGTCGTTGAGTACTGCTCACAGAACGATCATGCACAGTACCACGGGTACGTCTCACTGGAGACCAAGCTCGAACTCCTCGCTTCCGCGTGGGTGCTCGTTGCGCCAAGCCGAATCGAGGGATGGGGAATCGTCGTAATCGAGGCTAATGCGTGCGGGACACCTGCAGTGGGGTCTCGCGTCAAAGGTCTCAAAGATTCGATTCGTGACGGTGAAACCGGCCTCCTTACCGACGGAAGTGACCCCGACACCTTCGCAGCGGACATCTGTCGGATACTGACCGACGATTCACTTCGAAGAGAACTTGGCGAGAACGCGCGCGAGTGGGCAGAAGAACACTCGTGGGAGCGCTCAGCTGCTGAACTCGAAGCTGTCTTCTACGCCCATACGTGACTCCCTCTCGGTTCGACTCCGTTCCGATTGGTTAACGAGTCGCTCGAGCACTGCTGTCGTCTCTTCGACCGAACTCTCCCACGAGAGGCCCTCCTCTTTGATTAGCTGTCGACCGTCTCTCCCGAGCTGTTCTCTGAGTTCACTGTCACCGAGCAGTTCACGTAAGTGTTCAGCAATCGAATCGACGTCCTCGACTGGTGCCACTCTCCCTGCTTTGCTAACGAGGCCCGACGTCTGCTCGAGATCACTCGCGATGACAGGTGTCTGGGTCGAGAACGCCTCCATCAGCGTTCGCGGGAACCCCTCTGAACGACTGGGAAGGACCAAGACATCCGCAGACCGGAATACGGCAGGCATCTCATCGTAGTCCACTAACCCGTGGAAGTGAATCGAATCACTGCTCTCCAGCTCTGCGACGTGGGCTTCTAATTCTTCGCGGAGCGGCCCATCACCGCAGATGCAGAGCTGCGCATCTTCGAACTCGTCTGTGACTTCGTGATATGCGTCGATGGCGTCTCGAGGACACTTCCCCTCAACGAGCCTCCCGACGAACAGTACCGTCTGTCCGTCGTTCTCAGGGATGACAGAGGAGGATGGTCCATCGGGAGAGAATCGATGTCGGTCGATTCCGTTAGAGACTACCTGTATGTCGACAGAGTCGCAGAGATTGCGCAACTCTCGCCGCTCGTGCTCTGTGTAGCAGAAGATGACATCAGCACTGTTGAACGTGTACCGACCGAGGGTTCTCAGGTGGAGCTTCGCAATCCACTGTGGGACGCTCTGCGAAATCAGTGAGTGGTTCGTTATCGCGAAGGGGATATCATTGGAGCGGGCGAGGAACGCAGCGACGTTCGTTGCCATGTAGAAGTGTGCGTGCCCGTGAACGATGTCGAACTCTTCTATGTGAGTGCGAAGGAACTGGAGTGCGCTAACGGAGAACTCGTTTCCTAAAAAGTTGTGTGTCGACGGGCATCGTACTACCTTGTACCCGTCCCGCGTCTCCCACTGTCTGTCTCGAAGGTCTGGCGAGATGGTGAGAACAGTCACCTCATGGCCATTGGCTGCCTGATCACGACTCAAAGCATGTGCGTGGTAGGCCCCTCCCCCCACGACATCCGGATAGATCTCCTGAGCAACCCGGAGTATCTTCATACGAGAACCAACTCGAATTGATTGATATGTCTTATCATCTTTTGTGCGCTGGAATTCGACTGTGGGCTCATGTGCCGCGGTAACACCCGATTAGTTCGTCCACGTGATCCTCCATCGTGTGTTCCAGCGCCCACTGTCTCGCGTTCCGACTCAGAGCGTGCTGTGTTTCGATATCATCGACGAGTGTCCTGACACACTGAGCGAGAGCTGTGGCGTCACCGGCTTCGAATAGCAGCCCCCGTTCACCGTGCTCTACCAGTTCTGGGATTCCACCCATGTCTGAGCCGATAACTGGAAGTCCAGACGCGAGGCTCTCGTAGATTACTAGTGGAGAGTTCTCCATCCACAGAGAAGGGACGACCGCTGCATGCGAACTCACTCGAAGCTCGTGGAGCCGGTCAGATGTCACGTATCCGTGATACCTCACGTTGTCCAGTTCCTGTGCCACCTCTTCGCAGTCCTCGCTCATCGGCCCACTCCCACAGAGGTGCACAGTCACTTGCGGAAGAGCCTCTGCGGCTTCGAAGAGCGTCTCTAACCCTTTCGAGCGCTGTTGTTTTCCTGCATACAGAACCGCGGGCTCCGCTGACGGTTCCGGAGGCTCGTCGATAACAGATGTTACACCGTGTTGAATCCGCGTTGCGGGGATATCCTCGAAGAACCCGCGGTCGAGGTGAACGTCAATGACGTGTTGGCTGGGAGAAACTACGTGGTCTGGAGGGCCCATCACGTGTTTTTTTCCTTTCGCGTACATCCGACAGGGAAACGGAGAGTCGTGACAGACCCCCACTTCATCGCCAGGGAGGGTACGCTCCCGCATGAGACTCGTCTTGGGACAGAGAAGGCCGTAATCGTGGAGCATGTGCACGTATCTTGCATCCGACTTTGCGATTACTTTGCCAATACCCGCTGAAATGCCCATGAGATTGTTCGTGTGAACCACATCAGGCTCGAAATCCGAAATGAACCCCTTGAGGACGCGCCGAGCGTGTGGATTCAGGGTATCAAGCTGATGCCATGCAGCTTTCGCAGGAAGCGAATTTCCGGTTCCCTCGCCGCGATGAGAGAGGTTCAGCGGGAAAAACCGGTACGTCGGAACACCCTCATACATCTCACGTTCTAACGAGAGGCTTCGTGTTCCATCGTAGGGTTTCGTGGTCAGGATCGCCAGCTCATGCCCTCTTGCTTGGAGCGCTTGTGCGACACGGAGTACGTAGTTCTCTGCCCCCCCATTGACTGATGGTGGAAAAACACCATTGACTAAGCAGATGTTCATGTTATTGATCTAGCCTCCCAGAATCTGATGTATGCACCGGTTCTCGGCGCCATCAAAAGGTTCCGACTCAACGTGGTCACACCGAGAGTGGATTTGATGATAACAGTACCGATGCGACTTCTTACTCGTATAACACGGCGTTCGAAACGAATACAAACGGAAGCCGAATCACTGCTGGTCAGACACCAGGTTGATTACTCGCTTGATTAGCCATTGCTGTTCGCCACCACCTGCTTAGGTCACTCAGGGAACTGAATACTCTCGGACCAAAGAGGCTGATCATGAAAAGTACGGCCCGTTGAGTGGTCGGTTTGTATCCGAGTGCAATCCACAAATCACGAATCGCTTCGACGTGTTTCCCGTTTTCGAGCTGGTGGTATCCGCGTTCAGCGTGCCACTTCGAAAAAAACTCCGAACCGATGCTCTCGTCGTTTAATATTGGGGCCGGATACTTCGCGAGGATGTCCTTGCGCTGATTCGCGTGTGCTCGCTTTGACGAGACGTTCTCATCGTGTGAGAGCCGAATTGTGAGTGGTTCATCGACCGCGTCGAATTTATATTGTTTGGCAAGTCTGATACTGAGGTCCCAGTCCTCACCGTGATCCATCATCTCATCAAACCCACCAACAGCACGGAACGCATCTGTGCGAATCATATGTCCCGAATGTGGTGACATTCCCCAGGATGAGAGTACCTCTGGATAGATTTCGCCAATTCTCGATTCCGGTGGTGAGAACTGTTTCAGGACACGTCTTGGCTCACCCGTTGACCAGATCTCTCCACCGGTGTACACGACAGCGTACTCCGATGATAATTGGTTGAAGCGCGCCAACTGCTGCTCGATTTTGTCAGCACGCCAGCGGTCGTCATCATCCAGAATACAGAGATATTCCCCATCAGCGTGGGCTGCTGCCTGGTTCCGACTCGCGGATATCCCCCGCCGTTCAGTGTTGTTGATTGCTGTAACTCGCGAGTCGTCCGTATATTCAGCTAGTGCATTTAATGTTGCCGTGTCGGATGCATCGTCGTTGACGACTATCACCTCCACCTCGCCGTGCGTCTGCCCCAAGACGGTCTGTATCGCTCCGGGTATGTAAGATGAGCGATGATATGTTGGTATTATGACACTAACCAGAGCCATTGTCCGTGTTCGACTCGGACTCGGGATAAATATACTCCTTTAATCGGTCGAACGATATCCAGTTCTCCGATAGTAACACGTGTATGGTTAGAATTATACTATGTACACCTCGTCTACATCGTATGACAAAAGACACAGCGTGGACGGAGAAGATAGCCCGTTCGCTTGCCGATACTCTCCCACCTTCGGCAAAGAACGCTGTTACGCCGGTGTATTATTATTACCAGTCTAAAAGTTCGAACTCAAGCCACCAGTCACCGACTTGTAACCTCACGAAACTGCCGAATGCGCCCGAACACGTACTACTGGTCGTCGTCGACGCGCTTCGACCGGATGCAGCACCGGACATCGGTGTAGAGTTCGGGTCTGCAGTCACGCCGGGAACGTGGACGTTCCCTGCGGTGACGAGTCTCCACACTTCATTGTATCCCCATGAGCATGGATCGGTTGCCCACACGCACCCCGAAGATGAGGAGTTTGCAATGCCACAGCAGTACAGTTCGCGTGAAACGATTGCACATACTTTGGAGTCGGCAGGGTACGAAACCTACGCTGGCTGTGCGTTCATCACTCCTTTCCTGGCCGTGAAATCTTGGTACCAGAGCACCAGAGTCTACGACTTCGAGCGGGCCGAGAACGTCATCAGTGATTACCTGTCGTGGCGCGACGAGCGTCCACAGACGTTCGGCTACCTGCATCTCGGTGACCTGCACAACCCACTCAACCCTCCCGAACAGTACAAGAGACCGTACGATATCGACGAGTCTCTCGACCTTGCGTTCCCAGATCAGTGGGCGGCGGACTTCGACGGAAGCCCCGAGGCGCAGCATTTCCACGAGCAGCGCGTCAAACTCTATCGCGCGGCACTCGACTACGTGTCGGACCAGCTTCGAGATCTCCTCTCGGAGGTCGGTGACGACACACTTGTCGTCGTGACTGGTGACCACGGAGAGTCTCAGTTCGAACACGCGCAGAAGGACCGGGTGATGTCCGATTCCCGTCCGAACTACGGAGTCGGACATGGTGGAACGCCATTCGACGAACTGGCACGCGTCCCGGTCGCTGTCTCAGTTCCTGGTGAAGGGACCGTCGTTCCTACCGGTGGATGGGGGTCGTTGATTGATATCCCCCAGACGATTTCCGAGCGTGTCCTCGAAACACATCACTTCAGCGGATACGACTGGGCAGAAGATATTCCGGTAGAGCGAGCAGTGATCTGCGAGGCGTGTCGATACGGCACCGAACGTAAAGCAATCTACCGCGGGTCGGAGTTTCTTATTCATTCTAAGACGGATAATGTCACGTTCACCGGCACTGTGACAAGTGATGGCGTCTCGTTCAACGGACAGGTTCAGGATGAAGGTGCGCTTCTATCTGAACTACCAGATGCGTGGGACGATTTCGGTTCGGGACACTCGGTCAGCGAGGTTGCAGAATCTCAGTTACGAGCACTCGGGTATAAATAATTCAGCTAGCGTAATGCGTCACCTGACGAAGAACCTCCACCGAACGTTCGCGTCTCCGCTTCCAGTGGTCTCCTCGATGATGAACGATGGATTGTCGGCCGACGCGTTCCAGCCGACGCGCTGGGCGAGTTCCACGTTGTTCGTGGGGTCAGACGCAAACTCGATTGTTCCGTAGTGC from Salinigranum halophilum encodes the following:
- a CDS encoding glycosyltransferase family 4 protein translates to MVDETGEDQCPREQEDEQLCILALNKRSWLSPEAGGAEINLEKTLKELADRGHEVHVLTGSDGGRPKFERDGKVSFRRVSGDKRFPTPLDLIVSYLVVSVYFYWHLYRVSPDVVYTVYAPLPWPVFTRRPRVTIFHHVAIKSFMKTHPFPQNVLGASAQWLGVLRERHNPTVCVSQSTKESLVSYGHDPETVYEVRNGIDIDQYHVSSDSPEPRILFMGGLEEYKGADRLPEIHQSVVEECEMNVSLDIAGRDGPVREQVVEYCSQNDHAQYHGYVSLETKLELLASAWVLVAPSRIEGWGIVVIEANACGTPAVGSRVKGLKDSIRDGETGLLTDGSDPDTFAADICRILTDDSLRRELGENAREWAEEHSWERSAAELEAVFYAHT
- a CDS encoding glycosyltransferase family 4 protein, encoding MKILRVAQEIYPDVVGGGAYHAHALSRDQAANGHEVTVLTISPDLRDRQWETRDGYKVVRCPSTHNFLGNEFSVSALQFLRTHIEEFDIVHGHAHFYMATNVAAFLARSNDIPFAITNHSLISQSVPQWIAKLHLRTLGRYTFNSADVIFCYTEHERRELRNLCDSVDIQVVSNGIDRHRFSPDGPSSSVIPENDGQTVLFVGRLVEGKCPRDAIDAYHEVTDEFEDAQLCICGDGPLREELEAHVAELESSDSIHFHGLVDYDEMPAVFRSADVLVLPSRSEGFPRTLMEAFSTQTPVIASDLEQTSGLVSKAGRVAPVEDVDSIAEHLRELLGDSELREQLGRDGRQLIKEEGLSWESSVEETTAVLERLVNQSERSRTERESRMGVEDSFEFSS
- a CDS encoding glycosyltransferase family 4 protein, yielding MNICLVNGVFPPSVNGGAENYVLRVAQALQARGHELAILTTKPYDGTRSLSLEREMYEGVPTYRFFPLNLSHRGEGTGNSLPAKAAWHQLDTLNPHARRVLKGFISDFEPDVVHTNNLMGISAGIGKVIAKSDARYVHMLHDYGLLCPKTSLMRERTLPGDEVGVCHDSPFPCRMYAKGKKHVMGPPDHVVSPSQHVIDVHLDRGFFEDIPATRIQHGVTSVIDEPPEPSAEPAVLYAGKQQRSKGLETLFEAAEALPQVTVHLCGSGPMSEDCEEVAQELDNVRYHGYVTSDRLHELRVSSHAAVVPSLWMENSPLVIYESLASGLPVIGSDMGGIPELVEHGERGLLFEAGDATALAQCVRTLVDDIETQHALSRNARQWALEHTMEDHVDELIGCYRGT
- a CDS encoding glycosyltransferase family 2 protein → MALVSVIIPTYHRSSYIPGAIQTVLGQTHGEVEVIVVNDDASDTATLNALAEYTDDSRVTAINNTERRGISASRNQAAAHADGEYLCILDDDDRWRADKIEQQLARFNQLSSEYAVVYTGGEIWSTGEPRRVLKQFSPPESRIGEIYPEVLSSWGMSPHSGHMIRTDAFRAVGGFDEMMDHGEDWDLSIRLAKQYKFDAVDEPLTIRLSHDENVSSKRAHANQRKDILAKYPAPILNDESIGSEFFSKWHAERGYHQLENGKHVEAIRDLWIALGYKPTTQRAVLFMISLFGPRVFSSLSDLSRWWRTAMANQASNQPGV
- a CDS encoding sulfatase-like hydrolase/transferase, with the translated sequence MTKDTAWTEKIARSLADTLPPSAKNAVTPVYYYYQSKSSNSSHQSPTCNLTKLPNAPEHVLLVVVDALRPDAAPDIGVEFGSAVTPGTWTFPAVTSLHTSLYPHEHGSVAHTHPEDEEFAMPQQYSSRETIAHTLESAGYETYAGCAFITPFLAVKSWYQSTRVYDFERAENVISDYLSWRDERPQTFGYLHLGDLHNPLNPPEQYKRPYDIDESLDLAFPDQWAADFDGSPEAQHFHEQRVKLYRAALDYVSDQLRDLLSEVGDDTLVVVTGDHGESQFEHAQKDRVMSDSRPNYGVGHGGTPFDELARVPVAVSVPGEGTVVPTGGWGSLIDIPQTISERVLETHHFSGYDWAEDIPVERAVICEACRYGTERKAIYRGSEFLIHSKTDNVTFTGTVTSDGVSFNGQVQDEGALLSELPDAWDDFGSGHSVSEVAESQLRALGYK